The following DNA comes from Cygnus olor isolate bCygOlo1 chromosome 15, bCygOlo1.pri.v2, whole genome shotgun sequence.
TTCCTGCACATTGATTACTGTGGCAAAATCTATCTCTCATGCAGCACCACGTCAGAAGCCCTCACAACATTTGTGAAGCTCAGTGTTGTTACCTGTTTTATACACAGCAGAAAGTGGCACTTAGAAGAGCCGTCACTCAGATCAGCCATCAGAAAAGCATCAGATAGGTCTTGACTTTCAGTGCTGTGCCCAGCCTCTGAACTACACAGCCTTGCTAATAGGACTTACTAGCATTCACTAGTGGCACACACCACAAGTTTATGGTGGTCTGAATGATTCAgtgatttctttgaaaagaacagaatcATACTCTGTTCTTAGCTCAAAGAAACCTAGAGGTGCCTTTACTCTCAGATGAAACTGAATGCAAGAGGCTCATGATCTAAATATAACACATGGAACAAAGCAGAATGTAATGCTAATGGTGATACAGAAGGGCAAGATTCAATGTGTGACATTCCCCTGTCATTCAAATAAGTGTTATCTGCACCAGGCAGTGGCTACAGCTCTTTGAGGTCCACAGCCCCTGCCTACCCCTGCTTTCTTCGTGTCACTGTGAGAGAAAAGACTAGCCTGGGGCATGGTCACACAAAAAAGATCTGGTGAAGCTTTGCCCTGACCCTCTTCCCAGGGTACTGCAAAGTGACAGAGCAGGGCTATGTGTGTTGACTGCAGATACAGCATGTAGAGGAAGAAACtaactttgctttcagagagAGGCAGTTTCCTTGAGAAGAGATCCAGGGAGAACTGGTCGCTTGGGAGGGGTACATCTGGCTGATGAGCCAGGAATGCTGCTATAGGCAGTGGCATTCTTTGCAACATGGAGAAAACTGCAAAGCCATGCCAATTTCTCAGAGctaattattttcaattatttgagccagttctcctgcagctgcctttgCCTGGTAATAACAGCATCTCACGCCCCGCCATTTTGGAGGAGTCAGTGATTTTAGAGCTTGACTTTGCCTCTAAAAGCACAAGGTCTTTGgtaatttctgtgaaaactcACAGCTGATGCTACTaacctctctccctctctctgtatATGTTTTTATGCAGAAGTGGGTTGGTACATCCCATACGAAAATGACCCTTGATTTCTTTGAATGGGGAATAGTCCTTCCGGAAGTCCTAGAAGTTTACAGCATGTGTCCTTCCAACAGTACTTCACAAGAGGAGATGAGTGAGCTAAAAAGAGATCTGCCTTCTAAGCCTTATGTGTCCTGCCTGACTACCCCAGGTCAGGATAGCCAGTCCCTGCTGTCTAGTGTGAACAGTAGCAGTGGGACTCAGGACCGGTCATATGGACATTTGTCTATTGACACTGTGACTGTAGCTGACGAATTTACACCTTGTAACTGCCAATGCAACTGTAACCGTATGTACAGGGGACATGAGCGTACCAGTGATGAAGACAGTGCTGGAGAAAATGGTTACCCCAAGGTTAACATTGATGACGAAGACACAAAACTATCCAGTGACTTCCATCTGTCTGACTTGAGCACACAGGACAAAATACTTGCCTCAGGCTCTGTGTCCACAGACCACCTGAGGACAAGTGCCCCAGCCCACCAGAAAGTTGAAAGGGCTTTGGAAACAGGGATGGGAAGCATCCTAGAAGCCCTTTGCTTGCATCCTAATCAGTGGGATTTGGAAAATCCAGCTTCTCTACCTTCTCCTGATGGTGAAAGTGTTTCCTACAGTGAAGGCTCCTATGACTTTTTACCTCACAGTGCAAGGCCTGGTGACAGTTATCCTATGATCTGCCTAGATTTGGACACTATTGACAGTGGCTTTGCAGACTCGGACTGTGGGAGTCCAGTTGACTGTGAATTTGAGCAAAACAGTCAGACCAACAGTGGGTCCATTCCTCttgagcaggagggagaggactTTCCACGGAGCTATGTCAAGCAATGGGTCTCTCATCGCTCTGACAGCCCTGTCAATGGGACACAGACTAACTAAGGACTTGATGTTCCTTTGCAGATTGTAGGGCCTTTTCTATACAGTGCCAGAAGCAAAATGTCagcaaaattcagaagaaaaaaacaaagtttactTGGTGTAAGCTCTACTGCATACAAATGAAAACTATTAGGCCCATAGAAATGTAATGCCTATTTCTGTTGCCACTTATCTTGTTAATGCTGCATCAAAAGTAACATAATTAATTTCTTATAAGCTTATAAATAGTACAAAACTTTAAAGTAATTTTCCCTGGCACGACTTGAGTTTAGATGTACGTGAATCTTAGAAGCATAACCTATGGCAAGCATGTTTGTTATATTGACACTTCTTTACCCTTTCTTAACAACACAGGTGTTGTTACTTTTCCTAACACAATCCCCTTTAAACTCAGCTGTAATAGTTCATATTAATTATGAATTATACCCATCCCTGTTCATGAGGTATAATCAAAACCAATTCTCATCATCAGAGAATGACGTGTCCAAGAGACCAATCATAACTCTGGTTTTAGAGGGACTTTGGCTTTGCAGGTAGAATCTATAAATGAAGAGTCTTCAAAACATAATTCCAGATAAATTCTTTCTACAAAGGCTTCCTACTGAATCAGCATCTCTCCCAGCATTTTCCAAGCACACTAACTATAACACTGAACTATTAACTGTAATTAACTATAACAGCTGTTAGAGCTATGCAATAATTTCAGGAATGTTGTCCCACCTGGATATGCCTGCAACTCCATCTTCTGCCTTGGACCTGGTCTGCTGCAGTTAACAGGTCAGTAGCACAAAGCTTAATCAATTTCTGCTGGATCATAAAGCCAACCATGAAACTGCTAGTTGCACTGCAACTGGTTATTTCCCTCTTATGTCTCTGTATGTCTGTTTAGGATAACTGTCTTAAAAAGTTAATTCAATACTGATATTGAATGTGAACACATACATCTTATGCAGGTATAGTGCTACTAACCCAAGTACTGCTCGGCTGCAGAAGATCTTACACTGAGAGAGCCTGTGTGATTAACAATGTATGTTTCCAGTGCAGTAATAATCTGTTCTTGTTGTGATACCAATAAATTCTATTCTCTCTCCCCAAGCTTTTACTGAAGACTTTTGGCAACCCCACAGCTCCCTGTGGTGGTTTCTTGTggtgggcagctgaactctCACACAGCACTCTcttgctccccctcctcaaaggaggagggaaagaaaatactatgaaaaatggctcaagggttgagataaggaaaGGGAGACTGCACACCAActaccatcacaggcaaaacagactcagcgtaggaagatttaatataatttggggattggactagatgatctttcaaggtcccttccaatccctaacattctgtgtGATACTGtgtaatttatttcctattactaacagactagagtggtgaaaaactaaaagcaaacaaaaactaccCCTACCACCGCCCCCAGTCCATCCTCTTTtgcctcctccccctgagtggcacaggAGAACGGGGGTCGCAATCAGTCTGTAACACTGTGTCAtccgccactccttcatggtcacaCTCTTCCCGTGCTCCAACATGGGttccctcccacgggatgctgtctTTCCTGAACTGATTCTATGTgagcttcccacaggcagcagctcttcaagaactgctccagtatgggtccataccatggggtccatctgtcggggcaaactgctccaacatgggtcctCCACAGGTGTCAGCTCCTGCCAGACCTcctgatcct
Coding sequences within:
- the IL21R gene encoding interleukin-21 receptor isoform X1, whose product is MRNKLWLKSISFFLLFQYTMCGENLTCFVDYVQTLSCILRNDLSANSYNLTATWVPEDNPENTVAACNLLQLSRNTSHTQYMCTVDMTELLADVKVQVDVTEIADRRNVISKGFYMVQNIKPQPPFNLTAVFAEGYNISWETIYQNSFYFLNEELEYQLRYKRRTDTWESQKTKSVHEDKRTLVILPQELQGNTEYEFQVRARPREDTGYSGFWSEWSSPLTLKTNPTAVTQTAGMGWMLLFVVVLVITASITAFLAKHQSLWKKMACIPDPAPFFKPLYLVHNGDFKKWVGTSHTKMTLDFFEWGIVLPEVLEVYSMCPSNSTSQEEMSELKRDLPSKPYVSCLTTPGQDSQSLLSSVNSSSGTQDRSYGHLSIDTVTVADEFTPCNCQCNCNRMYRGHERTSDEDSAGENGYPKVNIDDEDTKLSSDFHLSDLSTQDKILASGSVSTDHLRTSAPAHQKVERALETGMGSILEALCLHPNQWDLENPASLPSPDGESVSYSEGSYDFLPHSARPGDSYPMICLDLDTIDSGFADSDCGSPVDCEFEQNSQTNSGSIPLEQEGEDFPRSYVKQWVSHRSDSPVNGTQTN
- the IL21R gene encoding interleukin-21 receptor isoform X3, whose amino-acid sequence is MCTVDMTELLADVKVQVDVTEIADRRNVISKGFYMVQNIKPQPPFNLTAVFAEGYNISWETIYQNSFYFLNEELEYQLRYKRRTDTWESQKTKSVHEDKRTLVILPQELQGNTEYEFQVRARPREDTGYSGFWSEWSSPLTLKTNPTAVTQTAGMGWMLLFVVVLVITASITAFLAKHQSLWKKMACIPDPAPFFKPLYLVHNGDFKKWVGTSHTKMTLDFFEWGIVLPEVLEVYSMCPSNSTSQEEMSELKRDLPSKPYVSCLTTPGQDSQSLLSSVNSSSGTQDRSYGHLSIDTVTVADEFTPCNCQCNCNRMYRGHERTSDEDSAGENGYPKVNIDDEDTKLSSDFHLSDLSTQDKILASGSVSTDHLRTSAPAHQKVERALETGMGSILEALCLHPNQWDLENPASLPSPDGESVSYSEGSYDFLPHSARPGDSYPMICLDLDTIDSGFADSDCGSPVDCEFEQNSQTNSGSIPLEQEGEDFPRSYVKQWVSHRSDSPVNGTQTN
- the IL21R gene encoding interleukin-21 receptor isoform X2, which produces MCGENLTCFVDYVQTLSCILRNDLSANSYNLTATWVPEDNPENTVAACNLLQLSRNTSHTQYMCTVDMTELLADVKVQVDVTEIADRRNVISKGFYMVQNIKPQPPFNLTAVFAEGYNISWETIYQNSFYFLNEELEYQLRYKRRTDTWESQKTKSVHEDKRTLVILPQELQGNTEYEFQVRARPREDTGYSGFWSEWSSPLTLKTNPTAVTQTAGMGWMLLFVVVLVITASITAFLAKHQSLWKKMACIPDPAPFFKPLYLVHNGDFKKWVGTSHTKMTLDFFEWGIVLPEVLEVYSMCPSNSTSQEEMSELKRDLPSKPYVSCLTTPGQDSQSLLSSVNSSSGTQDRSYGHLSIDTVTVADEFTPCNCQCNCNRMYRGHERTSDEDSAGENGYPKVNIDDEDTKLSSDFHLSDLSTQDKILASGSVSTDHLRTSAPAHQKVERALETGMGSILEALCLHPNQWDLENPASLPSPDGESVSYSEGSYDFLPHSARPGDSYPMICLDLDTIDSGFADSDCGSPVDCEFEQNSQTNSGSIPLEQEGEDFPRSYVKQWVSHRSDSPVNGTQTN